In Hirundo rustica isolate bHirRus1 chromosome 2, bHirRus1.pri.v3, whole genome shotgun sequence, one genomic interval encodes:
- the CEP97 gene encoding centrosomal protein of 97 kDa: MAAAGAAARAGDEAAGAGLVVNCSGQGLQKLGPALPCDDDTQTLILDKNQIIKLEHLEKCRNLMQLSVANNRLVRMMGVAKLTKLRVLNLPHNSIGYVEGLKDLVHLEWLNLAGNNLKVIEQINSCLSLQHLDLSDNNIAQLGDLSKLTSLKTLLLHGNIITSLRTAPVCLPQSLTVFSLAENEIRDLNEVSFLAPLCQLEQLSIMNNPCVMATPSVPGFDYRPYIVSWCLNLKILDGYVISQKESLKAEWLYSQGKGRSYRPGQHVQLVQYLATVCPLTSAYGLQTEEDAKLEKILSKQRLHQRQLMHENRNEEPPTTSAPSRTVPVVHEHSGLGQPSQMVLEKEPVIQRNSWVGPSANSDHSYAVKNTFLRERSFSKELHLEDIQTGEDKLNSSLLSSESTFMPVASGLSPVSPASDLKPHGINLGLEDDDTTVIECVRDVNSRQATNKREDLSVTGEDSNRAAGSVETQESIKEILQVPASDPVAAGLAAKAGSSVGASGGQVLYSHPSTLLGAESGVKTPCPDQMTEERSGSLALQGAAPADQGAAELQRMTEAATKLQASWRGFYTRNYHPQAKEVRNEIRLNRMQEHIICLTAEIEKLRKEREEDKMQRLVQEEAVKFLWNQVKSLQQWQLSVMQNLGGAVIPSASALCSSKPPIQSSTVEQETPPAVSSAMLVPASEDDLQEKSLLQFPDSGFHSSAADQTDASDLCSSEKSLAEETESSLSMETVKERGDCVLVCCSDAEDGPGECGQSKESSSNEQDSGLIEQYLKSVQQLEEADEDTDCNEEMEGSCLQIAVSAESQDSSSDTVSVELPQDTSSPVRGEICQTPPESYKLNSEIVEGKQTGHDSSFQMLHVGIAV, encoded by the exons GCTTGGTAGTCAACTGCTCAGGTCAAGGATTGCAAAAACTGGGTCCAGCCTTGCCCTGTGATGACGATACTCAGACTCTGATTCTGGACAAAAATCAGATAATTAAATTGGAGCACTTGGAGAAATGCAGGAATCTCATGCAG CTCTCTGTAGCCAACAATCGTTTGGTGCGAATGATGGGTGTAGCAAAACTGACCAAGCTCCGAGTGCTCAACTTGCCTCATAATAGTATTGGGTATGTGGAAGGGCTGAAGGATTTGGTGCACCTGGAATGGCTGAATTTGGCAGGAAATAACCTTAAG GTTATTGAACAAATCAATTCCTGTCTGTCTCTTCAGCATCTTGATCTGTCAGACAATAACATTGCTCAATTAGGTGATCTCTCCAAGCTTACCTCGCTGAAG acTCTGTTGCTACATGGAAATATTATAACTTCACTTCGCACTGCCCCTGTTTGCCTACCTCAGAGTTTGACTGTTTTTTCTTTGGCAGAAAATGAGATCAGAGACTTAAATGAG GTTTCTTTCCTGGCCCCTCTTTGCCAATTGGAACAGCTGTCAATTATGAACAATCCTTGTGTGATGGCCACACCTTCTGTCCCTGGCTTTGACTACAGGCCTTATATTGTCAGCTGGTGTCTGAATCTTAAAATTCTTGATGGATATGTGATTTCTCAGAAGGAAAG TTTGAAAGCAGAATGGCTCTACAGTCAAGGGAAAGGAAGGTCATATCGACCTGGGCAGCATGTTCAGCTAGTTCAGTACTTGGCTACTGTTTGTCCTCTCACATCTGCATATGGACTCCAGACTGAAGAGGAtgccaaactggaaaaaatactgaGTAAGCAAAG ACTCCACCAGAGGCAGTTGATGCATGAAAACCGAAATGAAGAACCACCTACAacttctgctcccagcagaaCAGTGCCAGTTGTCCATGAACACAGTGGCCTGGGCCAGCCATCACAGATGGTTCTTGAAAAGG AACCTGTTATCCAGAGGAATTCTTGGGTTGGACCAAGTGCAAACAGTGATCATTCCTATGCAGTAAAGAACACTTTTCTTCGTGAAAGAAGCTTTTCCAAGGAGCTACACCTTGAAGATATACAGACAGGTGAAGACAAACTGAACAGCAGCCTTTTATCCTCAGAGTCTACTTTCATGCCAGTTGCTTCAGGACTGTCTCCAGTGTCTCCTGCTTCAGACCTGAAGCCACATGGAATCAATTTGGGCCTAGAAGATGATGATACTACAGTGATTGAATGTGTGAGAGATGTTAATAGTAGGCAAGCAACTAACAAGCGTGAAGATTTGTCTGTTACAGGAGAGGACTCTAATAGAGCAGCAGGAAGTGTGGAAACACAAGAGAGTATCAAAGAAATCCTGCAGGTGCCTGCTTCTGATCCAGTagcagctgggctggctgcaaAGGCTGGCAGCTCTGTAGGGGCCTCTGGAGGCCAAGTTCTGTACAGTCATCCCAGCACCCTGTTAGGTGCTGAATCAGGAGTAAAAACTCCTTGTCCTGACCAGATGACAGAAGAAAGGTCTGGTTCGCTGGCTCTGCAAGGTGCAGCACCAGCTGATCAAGGTGCAGCTGAACTGCAAAGGATGACTGAAGCAGCTACCAAGCTTCAGGCTTCCTGGAGAGGATTTTACACGAGGAACTACCATCCTCAAGCCAAGGAGGTGCGGAATGAAATTCGACTaaacagaatgcaggagcacatCATTTGCTTAACAGCTGAAATAGAAAA actaagaaaagaaagagaggaagataAAATGCAGAGGCTTGTTCAGGAGGAAGCTGTCAAATTTCTTTGGAACCAG GTTAAATCCCTTCAACAATGGCAGCTTTCAGTGATGCAGAATTTAGGAGGTGCTGTGATCCCTTCAGCCAGTGCTTTATGTTCATCCAAACCACCTATTCAGTCATCCACAGTGGAGCAAGAAACACCACCAGCTGTTAGTTCTGCTATGTTAGTTCCTGCTAGTGAGGATGATCTTCAGGAAAAGTCTTTGTTGCAGTTCCCAGATTCTGGCTTTCATTCTTCTGCAGCTGATCAGACTGATGCCAGTGACCTGTGTAGCTCTGAAAAGAGCTTAGCTGAAGAAACTGAGAGCTCCCTTTCAATGGAAACCGTCAAAGAACGTGGCGATTGTGTTTTAGTATGTTGTTCAGATGCAGAGGATGGCCCTGGGGAGTGTGGGCAAAGTAAAGAGAGCTCTAGTAATGAGCAGGACAGTGGTCTGATAGAACAGTATTTAAAATCTGttcagcagctggaagaggCTGATGAAGACACAGATTGCAATGAGGAAATGGAGGGCAGCTGTCTACAAATTGCTGTGTCAGCAGAAAGCCAAGATTCTTCCTCTGACACTGTCTCTGTAGAGCTCCCTCAAGACACATCTTCCCCTGTCCGAGGTGAAATCTGTCAGACACCACCAGAAAGCTACAAACTGAACTCAGAAATAGTAGAAGGGAAGCAAACAGGCCATGACTCTTCATTTCAGATGCTGCATGTTGGGATAGCTGTATAA